A part of Variovorax sp. HW608 genomic DNA contains:
- a CDS encoding SRPBCC family protein, whose protein sequence is MASIRREMQVEASAAHIWDAVRDVGEIHRRLVPGFVTDCRLEGDARIVTFGNGIVAREVIVDVDDATRRIAWSASGGRLTHHNASLQVYPEDATHSRLVWVADLLPNTMAEPIAAMIDEGMRAMKRTLEAAG, encoded by the coding sequence ATGGCATCCATTCGACGCGAAATGCAGGTCGAGGCGAGCGCCGCCCACATCTGGGATGCGGTGCGCGACGTGGGCGAGATCCACCGCCGGCTCGTGCCCGGCTTCGTGACCGATTGCCGGCTCGAAGGCGATGCGCGGATCGTCACCTTCGGCAACGGCATCGTGGCCCGGGAGGTGATCGTCGACGTCGACGACGCGACACGCCGCATCGCGTGGTCGGCCTCGGGCGGCCGGCTCACGCATCACAACGCATCGCTGCAGGTGTATCCCGAGGACGCCACGCACAGCCGCCTCGTCTGGGTCGCCGACCTGCTCCCCAACACCATGGCCGAGCCGATCGCTGCCATGATCGACGAGGGCATGCGCGCCATGAAGCGCACCCTCGAAGCGGCAGGCTGA
- a CDS encoding ABC transporter substrate-binding protein — translation MLRRQFVQAASLTAIALAVPLAHAADTFKIGLILPMTGQQASTGRQIEAAARLYMAQNGDTVAGKKVELIVKDDTGLPDVAKRIAQELVVNEKVNVLAGFGLTPIALAVAPIATQSKTPAITMAAATSSITEASPYMLRSSFTLPQASVAMGDWAPKNGIKSVVTLVSDYGPGNDAEKFFTERFQLNGGKVLDKLRVPLRNPDFAPFLQKVRDAKPDALFVFVPSGAGAAVMKQFLERGMDKAGIKLIGTGDLTDDDQLNDMGDGALGVVTSHHYSTAHPSAMNKKFVEAFEKANKNMRPNFMAIGGYDGMRMIYEALKTTKGQGGGDALLAAMKGQVFESPRGQVLIDAQTRDITQDIYLRKVEKKDGQLYNVEFDVIKAVKDPGKSK, via the coding sequence ATGCTTCGTCGTCAATTCGTCCAGGCCGCCAGCCTGACCGCCATCGCGCTGGCCGTGCCGCTGGCGCATGCCGCGGACACTTTCAAGATCGGCCTGATCCTGCCCATGACCGGGCAGCAGGCGTCCACCGGGCGCCAGATCGAAGCGGCGGCGCGCCTGTACATGGCCCAGAACGGCGACACCGTCGCGGGCAAGAAGGTGGAACTGATCGTCAAGGACGACACCGGCCTGCCCGATGTCGCCAAGCGCATCGCCCAGGAGCTCGTGGTGAACGAGAAGGTCAACGTGCTCGCGGGCTTCGGCCTGACGCCGATCGCCCTGGCCGTGGCGCCGATCGCCACGCAGTCGAAGACACCGGCCATCACGATGGCGGCGGCCACGTCGAGCATTACCGAGGCCTCGCCCTACATGCTGCGTTCGAGCTTCACGCTGCCGCAGGCCTCGGTCGCGATGGGTGACTGGGCGCCGAAGAACGGCATCAAGTCGGTGGTCACGCTGGTGTCCGACTACGGCCCCGGCAACGACGCCGAGAAGTTCTTCACCGAGCGCTTCCAGCTCAACGGCGGCAAGGTGCTCGACAAGCTGCGCGTGCCGCTGCGCAACCCCGACTTCGCGCCGTTCCTGCAGAAGGTGCGCGACGCCAAGCCCGACGCGCTGTTCGTCTTCGTGCCTTCGGGCGCGGGTGCGGCGGTGATGAAGCAGTTCCTCGAGCGCGGCATGGACAAGGCCGGCATCAAGCTCATCGGCACCGGCGACCTGACGGACGACGACCAGCTCAACGACATGGGCGACGGCGCGCTGGGCGTGGTCACTTCGCATCACTACTCGACGGCGCATCCGTCGGCGATGAACAAGAAGTTCGTCGAGGCGTTCGAGAAGGCCAACAAGAACATGCGCCCGAACTTCATGGCCATCGGCGGCTATGACGGCATGCGCATGATCTACGAGGCGCTCAAGACCACCAAGGGCCAGGGCGGCGGCGATGCGCTGCTGGCTGCGATGAAGGGCCAGGTCTTCGAAAGCCCGCGCGGCCAGGTGCTGATCGATGCGCAGACGCGCGACATCACGCAGGACATCTACCTGCGCAAGGTCGAGAAGAAGGACGGCCAGCTCTACAACGTCGAGTTCGACGTGATCAAGGCCGTCAAGGACCCGGGCAAGTCGAAGTAA
- a CDS encoding 5-methyltetrahydropteroyltriglutamate--homocysteine S-methyltransferase: MSEHAHLPARYDHVGSFLRPKYLLEAREQKAKGEITPEQLRKVEDKAITEIVKFQEDIGLKSITDGEFRRTYFHIDFLEQLGGVKTDIPVTIRKPDGTEELAPPVMRVIDKVRHAKNIQLADFEYLKSQVSAGNTPKVTIPSPTMLHFRGGRAGISKEAYPELEPDFYDDVAKAYGDELRSLAAAGCTYVQMDDTNLAYLCDEKMREAARQRGDDPNELPHRYAKFINKVVAQKPAGMILAMHLCRGNFKSTHAAAGNYEPVAEALLKEMDLDAYFLEYDDARSGDFRPLRFLPKGKTVVLGLVTTKFGEMEDKDELKARIEAAAKYVSLDQLALSPQCGFSSTVHGNNIAVEAQRAKLRLVVETAREVWKE, encoded by the coding sequence ATGTCAGAACATGCCCACCTGCCCGCACGCTACGACCACGTCGGCAGCTTCCTGCGCCCCAAGTACCTGCTCGAAGCCCGCGAGCAGAAGGCCAAGGGCGAGATCACGCCCGAACAGCTTCGCAAGGTCGAGGACAAGGCGATCACCGAGATCGTCAAGTTCCAGGAAGACATCGGCCTCAAGAGCATCACCGACGGCGAGTTCCGCCGCACCTACTTCCACATCGACTTCCTCGAGCAGCTCGGCGGCGTGAAGACCGACATCCCGGTCACCATCCGCAAGCCCGACGGCACCGAGGAGCTGGCGCCGCCGGTCATGCGCGTGATCGACAAGGTGCGCCACGCCAAGAACATCCAGCTCGCCGACTTCGAGTACCTCAAGAGCCAGGTGTCGGCCGGCAACACGCCGAAGGTCACGATCCCCTCGCCCACCATGCTGCACTTCCGCGGCGGCCGTGCAGGCATCAGCAAGGAGGCCTACCCCGAGCTCGAGCCCGACTTCTACGACGACGTCGCCAAGGCCTACGGCGACGAGCTGCGCTCGCTCGCCGCTGCCGGCTGCACCTACGTGCAGATGGACGACACCAACCTCGCCTACCTCTGCGACGAGAAGATGCGCGAAGCCGCCCGCCAGCGCGGCGACGACCCCAACGAGCTGCCGCACCGCTACGCCAAGTTCATCAACAAGGTGGTGGCGCAGAAGCCCGCCGGCATGATCCTGGCGATGCACCTGTGCCGCGGCAACTTCAAGAGCACGCACGCGGCGGCCGGCAACTACGAGCCGGTGGCCGAGGCGCTGCTCAAGGAGATGGACCTCGACGCCTACTTCCTCGAATACGACGACGCGCGCTCCGGCGACTTCCGCCCGCTGCGCTTCCTGCCGAAGGGCAAGACCGTCGTGCTCGGCCTCGTGACCACCAAGTTCGGCGAGATGGAAGACAAGGACGAGCTCAAGGCCCGCATCGAGGCCGCCGCCAAGTACGTCTCGCTCGACCAGCTCGCGCTGTCGCCGCAGTGCGGCTTCTCCAGCACGGTGCACGGCAACAACATCGCGGTCGAGGCCCAGCGCGCCAAGCTGCGCCTGGTCGTCGAGACCGCCCGCGAAGTCTGGAAGGAATAG
- a CDS encoding dienelactone hydrolase family protein translates to MGKLVQFNRPDGGSVNGYLAEADKAFGSVVVIQEWWGLNDQIRGVAERLAKAGFTALVPDLYRGKSTVEAEEAHHLMSGLNFGDAASQDVRGAIQYLKARGGKVGVTGYCMGGALTLLGLTMAPEADAGVVWYGYPPLEYVDASKIKAPLMAHWATQDQAFAIAGVDALEEKLRGAGVRYEGHRYQAHHAFANETAQGPGRIPITQYDAVWAQLAWDRTLRFFGKELAS, encoded by the coding sequence ATGGGAAAACTCGTGCAGTTCAACCGCCCCGACGGCGGCAGCGTCAATGGCTACCTGGCCGAGGCCGACAAGGCCTTCGGCTCGGTGGTGGTGATCCAGGAATGGTGGGGCCTCAATGACCAGATCCGCGGCGTCGCGGAGCGCCTGGCCAAGGCGGGCTTCACGGCGCTCGTGCCCGATCTCTATCGCGGCAAGTCCACCGTCGAAGCCGAGGAGGCGCATCACCTGATGAGCGGCCTGAACTTCGGCGACGCCGCATCGCAGGACGTGCGCGGCGCGATCCAGTACCTGAAGGCGCGCGGCGGCAAGGTGGGCGTCACCGGCTACTGCATGGGCGGCGCGCTGACGCTGCTCGGCCTCACGATGGCGCCCGAAGCCGATGCCGGCGTGGTCTGGTACGGCTACCCGCCGCTCGAATACGTCGATGCCTCGAAGATCAAGGCGCCGCTGATGGCGCACTGGGCCACGCAGGATCAGGCCTTCGCGATCGCCGGCGTCGATGCGCTCGAAGAAAAACTGCGCGGCGCGGGTGTGCGCTACGAAGGCCACCGCTACCAGGCCCACCACGCCTTCGCCAACGAAACCGCACAGGGGCCGGGACGCATTCCGATCACGCAATACGACGCCGTCTGGGCCCAGCTCGCCTGGGACCGCACCCTGCGCTTCTTCGGCAAGGAACTGGCGAGCTGA
- a CDS encoding phospholipase D-like domain-containing protein, translating to MNRIDDWLDWLPSPSQHLLVVTFALLVYVLTSRAKREQRAPSTAIAWVMGLALLPYVILPMYLLFGQRKLRPAGSPRTARTNPAGHWAADLIESFGLAPPGPCAVRLHSDGAAAREALFEVIEGARARLDICTFIIGDDTLGHDVINRLARRAREGVKVRVLLDGFGALSLPRSHFDTLRDAGVETAVFRPIFSLRHAGPRNLRNHRKFTIADDRWLWSGGRNLAGEYFTGNDDHPVPWRDLSFDLHGSVAAAAARQFDHDWSSLRSHQPREMAAADIHADGELAQLLPSGPDQTEDTAQALLIDACFRAEHRVLAITPYFVPGDGLRDALRLAARRGVQVTIAIPARSNHRLADFVRARAMRDLARAGVIFRMLPFMAHAKAVVVDEDLALCGSINLDMRSLLINHEAAVVFYGHEQIDWLAQWIETAASAGETYRARQPGLIRDVAEGLLLTIAFQL from the coding sequence GTGAACCGCATCGACGACTGGCTCGACTGGCTGCCCTCGCCCTCGCAGCACCTGTTGGTCGTCACTTTCGCATTGCTGGTCTATGTGCTGACCAGCCGCGCCAAGCGCGAGCAGCGCGCGCCTTCGACCGCCATCGCCTGGGTGATGGGGCTCGCGCTGCTGCCCTACGTGATCCTGCCGATGTACCTGCTGTTCGGCCAGCGCAAGCTGCGGCCGGCAGGTTCGCCGCGGACGGCGCGCACGAACCCCGCCGGCCATTGGGCGGCCGACCTGATCGAGAGCTTCGGCCTCGCGCCGCCCGGGCCCTGCGCGGTGCGCCTCCATTCCGACGGCGCGGCGGCGCGCGAGGCACTCTTCGAGGTCATCGAAGGGGCCCGCGCGCGGCTCGATATCTGCACCTTCATCATCGGCGACGACACGCTCGGCCACGACGTCATCAACCGGCTGGCGCGGCGCGCCCGCGAGGGCGTGAAGGTGCGCGTGCTGCTCGACGGCTTCGGCGCGCTGTCGCTGCCGCGATCGCACTTCGACACGCTGCGCGACGCGGGTGTCGAGACCGCGGTGTTCCGTCCCATCTTCAGCCTGCGCCACGCGGGGCCGCGCAACCTGCGCAACCACCGCAAGTTCACCATCGCGGACGACCGGTGGTTGTGGTCGGGCGGCCGCAATCTCGCGGGCGAATACTTCACCGGCAACGACGACCACCCGGTGCCGTGGCGGGATCTCTCCTTCGACCTGCACGGCAGCGTCGCGGCGGCGGCGGCGCGGCAGTTCGATCACGACTGGTCCTCGCTTCGCAGCCACCAGCCGCGCGAGATGGCCGCGGCCGACATCCATGCGGACGGCGAACTCGCGCAACTGCTGCCGAGCGGCCCGGACCAGACCGAGGACACCGCGCAGGCCCTGCTCATCGATGCCTGCTTCCGCGCCGAGCACCGGGTGCTCGCGATCACGCCCTACTTCGTGCCCGGGGACGGCCTGCGCGACGCGCTGCGACTTGCCGCGCGGCGCGGCGTGCAAGTCACGATCGCCATCCCCGCGCGGTCGAACCACCGGCTTGCCGACTTCGTGCGCGCCCGTGCCATGCGCGACCTCGCGCGCGCCGGCGTGATCTTCCGCATGCTGCCCTTCATGGCGCATGCCAAGGCGGTGGTGGTGGACGAAGACCTCGCGCTGTGCGGCTCGATCAACCTCGACATGCGCAGCCTGCTCATCAACCACGAGGCGGCCGTGGTGTTCTACGGCCACGAGCAGATCGACTGGCTCGCGCAATGGATCGAGACCGCCGCGTCGGCCGGCGAGACCTACCGGGCGCGGCAGCCCGGGCTGATTCGCGACGTGGCCGAAGGCTTGCTGCTGACCATCGCATTCCAGCTTTGA
- a CDS encoding ABC transporter ATP-binding protein gives MNDIVLSATGLVMRFGGITATNNVSLNLRRGARHALIGPNGAGKTTLINLLTGVLTPTEGRIVLEGEDITRLAPHKRVARGMVRTFQINQLFDSMSPLETLALVVSQHTGVGTDWWRPLGSSKKVAERAGQLLEQFRLADVAGQQTRHLAYGKRRLLEIAIALACEPRVLLLDEPVAGVPAGEREELLETVAALPADVSVLLIEHDMDLVFSFADRMTVLVNGTLLTEGDPDTIANDPKVKEVYLGHGEAHV, from the coding sequence GTGAACGACATCGTCCTCTCGGCCACCGGCCTCGTGATGCGCTTCGGCGGCATCACCGCGACCAACAACGTGTCGCTGAACCTGCGGCGCGGCGCGCGTCATGCGCTGATCGGCCCGAACGGCGCCGGCAAGACCACGCTGATCAACCTGCTGACCGGCGTGCTCACGCCGACCGAGGGCCGCATCGTGCTCGAAGGCGAGGACATCACGCGCCTTGCGCCGCACAAGCGGGTGGCGCGCGGGATGGTGCGCACCTTCCAGATCAACCAGCTGTTCGATTCGATGTCGCCGCTGGAGACCCTCGCGCTCGTGGTGTCGCAGCACACCGGCGTGGGCACCGACTGGTGGCGGCCGCTGGGCAGCTCGAAAAAGGTCGCCGAGCGCGCGGGGCAGCTGCTGGAGCAGTTCCGGCTCGCCGACGTCGCCGGCCAGCAGACCAGGCATCTGGCCTACGGCAAGCGCCGTCTGCTCGAGATCGCGATCGCGCTGGCCTGCGAGCCGCGCGTGCTGCTGCTGGACGAGCCCGTGGCCGGCGTGCCGGCGGGCGAGCGCGAGGAACTGCTGGAGACGGTGGCCGCGCTGCCGGCCGATGTCTCGGTGCTGCTCATCGAGCACGACATGGACCTGGTGTTCAGCTTCGCCGACCGCATGACCGTGCTGGTCAACGGCACGCTGCTCACGGAGGGCGACCCGGACACGATTGCGAACGACCCGAAGGTGAAAGAGGTCTACCTGGGCCACGGAGAGGCACATGTCTGA
- a CDS encoding GntR family transcriptional regulator, giving the protein MHPPSPSVTSHAEAGGSQVVKAQLRLREMVLAGELPGGARIAEVAISELLGVSRTPVRSALMRLEQEGLLEALPSGGYAVRTFSERDVSDAIELRGTLEGLAARLAAERGAPQMVLREARACLKRIDELMREPALDDAAFSRYVACNAEFHRLLAEMSGSPVIAMQTERVTNLPFASPSGFVVAEANSPSARDRLLVAQDQHWQVLDAIENREGARAEALMREHSRIAQRNLREALHGPQTAALPAVKLIRRRD; this is encoded by the coding sequence GTGCATCCCCCCAGTCCCTCCGTTACATCCCACGCCGAAGCCGGCGGCTCGCAGGTCGTCAAGGCCCAGCTGCGGCTGCGCGAGATGGTGCTCGCCGGCGAGCTGCCGGGCGGCGCGCGCATCGCCGAAGTGGCGATCTCGGAGCTGCTTGGGGTGTCGCGCACGCCGGTGCGCAGCGCGCTGATGCGCCTCGAACAGGAAGGCCTGCTCGAAGCGCTGCCGAGCGGCGGCTATGCGGTGCGGACTTTTTCCGAGCGCGACGTGAGCGATGCGATCGAGCTGCGCGGCACGCTCGAAGGCCTCGCGGCCCGGCTGGCCGCCGAGCGCGGTGCGCCGCAGATGGTGCTGCGCGAGGCGCGCGCCTGCCTCAAGCGCATCGACGAACTGATGCGGGAGCCGGCGCTCGACGATGCGGCCTTCTCGCGCTATGTCGCCTGCAACGCGGAATTCCATCGCCTGCTGGCCGAGATGTCGGGCAGCCCGGTGATCGCGATGCAGACCGAGCGCGTGACCAACCTGCCGTTCGCTTCGCCCTCGGGCTTCGTGGTCGCGGAGGCGAATTCGCCGAGTGCGCGCGACCGGCTGCTGGTGGCGCAGGACCAGCACTGGCAGGTGCTCGACGCCATCGAGAACCGCGAAGGCGCGCGCGCCGAGGCGCTGATGCGCGAGCACAGCCGCATCGCGCAACGCAATCTGCGCGAGGCCTTGCACGGCCCGCAGACCGCTGCGCTGCCGGCCGTGAAACTCATCCGTCGCCGCGATTGA
- a CDS encoding branched-chain amino acid ABC transporter permease — MDFQSPLLAKARWRPLEFVVWALAFVLPLALPSHALMINEIAIVALFAMSLDLILGYTGVVSLGHAGFFGLGAYTAALFAKHVMPDPTVGLVVAIVVAALLGAVASVTILRGSDLTRLMVTLGTALLLLELANKLDWLTGGADGLQGVVMGPVLGMFDFDLYGRTAAWYSLSVMLLLFLLMRRLVNSPFGATLKAIRDNRLRAMAIGIPVIPRLAVIYTIAAAVAGGAGALLAQTTGFASLDVLAFDRSADVLLMLVIGGVGWLYGGIAGAIVFKVLQDTLSAVTPQYWMFWIGLILVLLVLVGRDRLLKPWTWFGARGNAGSAKP, encoded by the coding sequence ATGGACTTCCAATCCCCGCTGCTGGCGAAGGCGCGCTGGCGCCCGCTGGAGTTCGTGGTCTGGGCGCTGGCCTTCGTGCTGCCGCTGGCGCTGCCCTCGCACGCGCTCATGATCAACGAGATCGCGATCGTCGCGCTGTTCGCGATGTCGCTCGATCTGATCCTCGGCTACACCGGCGTCGTGTCGCTGGGCCATGCCGGCTTCTTCGGCCTGGGCGCCTACACGGCCGCGCTGTTCGCCAAGCATGTGATGCCCGACCCCACGGTCGGGCTGGTGGTGGCGATCGTGGTCGCCGCGCTGCTGGGTGCGGTTGCGAGCGTCACCATCCTGCGCGGCAGCGATCTCACGCGGCTGATGGTCACGCTCGGCACGGCGCTCCTTTTGCTCGAACTCGCGAACAAGCTCGACTGGCTCACCGGCGGCGCCGACGGGCTGCAGGGCGTGGTCATGGGGCCGGTGCTGGGCATGTTCGATTTCGACCTCTATGGCCGCACGGCCGCGTGGTATTCGCTCTCGGTGATGCTGCTGCTCTTCCTGCTGATGCGGCGCCTGGTGAATTCGCCCTTCGGCGCCACGCTCAAGGCGATCCGCGACAACCGTCTGCGCGCCATGGCGATCGGCATCCCGGTGATCCCGCGGCTGGCGGTGATCTACACCATCGCCGCGGCGGTGGCGGGCGGCGCCGGGGCGCTGCTCGCGCAGACCACGGGCTTCGCCTCGCTCGACGTGCTCGCCTTCGACCGCTCGGCCGACGTGCTGCTGATGCTGGTGATCGGCGGGGTGGGCTGGCTCTATGGCGGCATCGCCGGCGCGATCGTCTTCAAGGTGCTGCAGGACACGCTCTCGGCCGTCACGCCGCAGTACTGGATGTTCTGGATCGGCCTGATCCTGGTGCTGCTGGTGCTCGTCGGCCGCGACCGGCTGCTCAAGCCCTGGACCTGGTTCGGCGCCCGGGGGAATGCAGGGAGTGCCAAGCCGTGA
- a CDS encoding ABC transporter ATP-binding protein — protein MSELLRIENLSAGYGEAVVLHDISFSLGEGQTLALLGRNGTGKTTLINTLAGATRQHGGTITLGGNALHKLPSHQRAAVGIGWVPQERNIFKSLTVHENLTAVERPGKWNAQRVYEMFPRLAERKSNLGTQLSGGEQQMLAVGRALVVNPTLLLLDEPLEGLAPIIVEELLRAIRRITRDEGLAAIVVEQHPQAILAISDEAVVLDHGTVVHADHAATLSAQPDVLDRLLGVSR, from the coding sequence ATGTCTGAGTTGCTTCGCATCGAGAACCTGAGCGCAGGCTACGGCGAGGCCGTGGTGCTGCACGACATTTCCTTTTCGCTCGGCGAAGGCCAGACGCTGGCGCTGCTGGGCCGCAACGGCACCGGCAAGACCACGCTGATCAACACGCTCGCAGGCGCGACGCGCCAGCACGGCGGCACGATCACGCTCGGCGGCAATGCCTTGCACAAGCTGCCTTCGCACCAGCGTGCCGCCGTCGGCATCGGCTGGGTGCCGCAGGAGCGCAACATCTTCAAGTCGCTCACGGTGCATGAGAACCTCACCGCGGTCGAGCGGCCGGGCAAGTGGAATGCGCAGCGCGTCTACGAGATGTTCCCGCGCCTGGCCGAGCGCAAGAGCAACCTGGGCACGCAGCTCTCGGGCGGCGAGCAGCAGATGCTGGCCGTCGGCCGCGCGCTGGTGGTGAACCCGACGCTGCTGCTGCTCGACGAGCCGCTCGAAGGGCTGGCGCCGATCATCGTGGAAGAGCTGTTGCGCGCGATCCGTCGCATCACGCGGGACGAGGGGCTGGCGGCGATCGTCGTCGAGCAGCATCCGCAGGCGATCCTCGCGATCTCGGACGAGGCGGTGGTGCTCGACCATGGCACCGTGGTGCACGCGGACCATGCGGCGACGCTGAGTGCGCAGCCCGACGTGCTGGATCGGCTGCTCGGCGTTTCCCGCTGA
- a CDS encoding ROK family protein has protein sequence MARRRHRRQDEDQPPLADDVHGARELPSVVVEGYSLQLRDGEGFVGDQASQTAFRELLERWRRRRRRKGNDPLGGQHSREMTKDALDQVLGRKASEAADVVHGVIEEFAEELAWVIDRFMRHPSWKGVERIVIGGGFPESDVGERAILQTAALLPDMRISVQLGRIGHATDDGGLLGWVHLVPPPLLKGHDAILALDIGGTNVRSGIVKTRRRRARDLSRAKVIHRQKWRHADEGPSRKVLVERLVGMLEEQMRYCRRKGIRLAPFIGIGCPGLIRKDGSIARGAQNLPGDWESENFHLPSRLCKRIPTIGGEPTVVLIHNDAVVQGLSELPFMRDVKRWAVLTIGTGLGNASYCNKAPEKAPQAAP, from the coding sequence ATGGCAAGGCGCAGGCATCGCAGGCAGGACGAGGACCAGCCACCGCTCGCCGATGACGTGCACGGCGCACGCGAGCTGCCCTCGGTGGTGGTCGAGGGCTACAGCCTCCAGCTGCGCGACGGCGAGGGCTTCGTCGGCGACCAGGCCAGCCAGACCGCCTTCAGGGAACTGCTCGAACGCTGGCGCCGACGGCGCCGCAGGAAGGGCAATGACCCGCTCGGCGGGCAGCACTCCAGGGAGATGACGAAAGACGCCCTGGACCAGGTGCTCGGCAGGAAGGCCTCGGAGGCGGCCGACGTGGTCCACGGCGTCATCGAGGAATTCGCCGAAGAGCTGGCCTGGGTGATCGACCGCTTCATGCGCCATCCGTCGTGGAAGGGCGTGGAGCGCATCGTGATCGGTGGCGGCTTTCCTGAAAGCGACGTGGGCGAACGCGCGATCCTGCAGACGGCGGCCCTGCTCCCGGACATGCGGATCTCCGTGCAGCTGGGCCGCATCGGCCATGCGACCGACGACGGTGGCCTGCTCGGATGGGTGCACCTGGTGCCGCCGCCGCTGCTGAAAGGGCACGACGCGATCCTCGCGCTGGACATCGGCGGCACCAACGTGCGCAGCGGCATCGTCAAGACGCGCAGGCGGCGCGCGCGCGACCTGTCGAGGGCCAAGGTGATTCACCGCCAGAAATGGCGCCACGCCGACGAAGGGCCCAGCCGCAAGGTGCTGGTCGAGCGGCTGGTGGGAATGCTCGAAGAGCAGATGCGCTACTGCCGCCGGAAGGGCATCCGCCTCGCGCCCTTCATCGGCATCGGCTGCCCGGGGCTGATCCGCAAGGACGGATCGATCGCGCGCGGTGCCCAGAACCTGCCCGGCGACTGGGAGAGCGAGAACTTCCACCTGCCGAGCAGGCTGTGCAAGCGGATCCCGACGATCGGGGGCGAGCCGACCGTGGTGCTCATCCACAACGACGCGGTGGTGCAGGGCCTGAGCGAGCTTCCCTTCATGCGCGATGTGAAGCGCTGGGCCGTGCTGACCATCGGCACGGGGCTCGGCAACGCGAGCTACTGCAACAAGGCGCCGGAAAAGGCGCCGCAAGCGGCGCCCTGA
- a CDS encoding branched-chain amino acid ABC transporter permease yields MLTILFDGIAYGMLLFVLAVGLAVTLGLMNFINLAHGAFAMAGGYLTVFAMQKLGVPFLVCLPLAFIVVGGVGALLERTLYRPMYGKTHLDQVMFSIGLAFMAVAGIDYFVGSSQQNIHLPEWLSGRTEIGDGALMLGMGHYRIFIIAVCALLTVVLQLILTRTRFGSRLRAAVDDPRVAAGMGINVNVVFLLTFAVGSGLAGLGGALGAEILGLDPTFPLKYMIYFLIVVSVGGTTSITGPLLAALLLGVADVAGKYFIPKMGAFTVYLLMILILMWRPQGLFTRKGGR; encoded by the coding sequence ATGTTGACCATCCTTTTTGACGGCATTGCCTACGGCATGCTGCTGTTCGTGCTCGCGGTCGGACTGGCCGTGACGCTCGGGTTGATGAACTTCATCAACCTCGCGCATGGCGCCTTCGCCATGGCGGGCGGCTATCTCACGGTCTTCGCCATGCAGAAGCTCGGCGTGCCGTTCCTGGTCTGCCTGCCGCTCGCGTTCATCGTGGTCGGCGGCGTGGGCGCGTTGCTCGAACGCACGCTCTACCGCCCGATGTACGGCAAGACGCACCTCGACCAGGTGATGTTCTCGATCGGGCTGGCTTTCATGGCGGTGGCGGGCATCGACTATTTCGTCGGCTCGTCGCAGCAGAACATCCACTTGCCCGAGTGGCTGAGCGGCCGCACCGAGATCGGCGACGGCGCGCTGATGCTGGGCATGGGCCACTACCGCATCTTCATCATCGCGGTGTGCGCGCTGCTGACGGTGGTGCTGCAGCTCATCCTCACGCGCACGCGCTTCGGCAGCCGGCTGCGCGCGGCGGTGGACGATCCGCGCGTGGCCGCCGGCATGGGCATCAACGTGAACGTGGTGTTCCTGCTGACCTTCGCGGTCGGCTCGGGACTGGCCGGCCTGGGTGGCGCGCTGGGCGCCGAGATCCTGGGGCTCGATCCGACCTTCCCGCTCAAGTACATGATCTATTTCCTCATCGTGGTGTCGGTCGGCGGCACCACGTCCATCACCGGGCCCCTGCTGGCGGCGCTGCTGCTCGGCGTCGCCGATGTGGCGGGCAAGTACTTCATCCCGAAGATGGGCGCCTTCACCGTCTACCTGCTGATGATCCTCATCCTGATGTGGCGGCCGCAAGGCCTGTTCACGCGCAAGGGAGGCCGCTGA